One window of the Lemur catta isolate mLemCat1 chromosome 6, mLemCat1.pri, whole genome shotgun sequence genome contains the following:
- the NAB2 gene encoding NGFI-A-binding protein 2 isoform X2: MHRAPSPTAEQPPGGGDSARRTPKPRLKPSARTMALPRTLGELQLYRVLQRANLLSYYETFIQQGGDDVQQLCEAGEEEFLEIMALVGMATKPLHVRRLQKALREWATNPGLFSQPVPAVPVSSIPLFKISETAGSRKGSMSNGHGSPGEKAGSARSFSPKSPLELGEKLSPLPGGPGAGDPRIWPGRSTPESDVGAGGEEESGSPPFSPPAGGGASEGTGAGGLAAGGATGGPDRLEPEMVRMVVESVERIFRSFPRGDAGEVTSLLKLNKKLARSVGHIFEMDDNDSQKEEEIRKYSIIYGRFDSKRREGKQLSLHELTINEAAAQFCMRDNTLLLRRVELFSLSRQVARESTYLSSLKGSRLHPEELGGPPLKKLKQEVGEQSHPEIQQPPPGPESYVPPYRPSLEEDSASLSGESLDGHLQEFEDGLLDRCPAPGPHPALVEGRRSSVKVEAEASRQ; encoded by the exons ATGCACAGGGCGCCTTCCCCCACAGCCGAGCAGCCGCCGGGCGGAGGGGACAGCGCCCGCCGGACCCCAAAGCCCCGACTCAA GCCCAGTGCCCGCACCATGGCACTGCCTCGGACACTGGGGGAGCTACAGCTGTACCGGGTCCTGCAACGTGCTAACCTCCTTTCCTACTACGAGACCTTCATCCAGCAGGGAGGGGACGACGTGCAGCAGCTGTGCGAGGCTGGCGAGGAGGAGTTTCTGGAGATCATGGCACTTGTGGGCATGGCCACCAAGCCCCTCCACGTCCGACGCCTGCAGAAGGCTCTGAGAGAGTGGGCCACCAATCCAGGGCTCTTCAGTCAACCAGTACCTGCTGTGCCTGTCTCCAGCATCCCACTTTTCAAGATCTCTGAGACTGCGGGTAGCCGGAAAGGGAGCATGAGCAATGGGCATGGCAGCCCAGGGGAAAAGGCAGGCAGTGCCCGCAGTTTTAGCCCCAAGAGCCCCCTTGAACTTGGAGAGAAGCTATCACCACTGCCTGGGGGACCTGGGGCTGGGGATCCCCGGATCTGGCCAGGACGGAGCACTCCAGAGTCGGACgttggggcaggaggagaagaggagtCTGGCTCaccccccttctccccacctgcGGGGGGAGGAGCCTCTgaggggactggggctggggggttGGCAGCAGGTGGGGCTACAGGTGGTCCGGACCGACTGGAGCCAGAGATGGTACGCATGGTGGTGGAGAGCGTGGAGAGGATCTTCCGGAGCTTCCCTAGGGGGGATGCTGGGGAGGTCACATCCCTGCTGAAGCTGAATAAGAAGCTGGCACGGAGCGTGGGGCACATCTTTGAGATGGATGATAATGACAgccagaaggaagaggagatcCGCAAATACAGCATCATCTATGGCCGCTTTGACTCCAAGCGGCGGGAGGGCAAGCAGCTTAGCCTGCACGAG CTGACCATCAATGAGGCTGCTGCCCAGTTCTGCATGAGGGACAACACACTCTTACTGCGGAGAGTGGAGCTCTTCTCCCTGTCCCGCCAAGTGGCCCGAGAGAGCACCTACTTATCCTCCTTGAAGGGCTCCAG GCTCCACCCTGAAGAATTGGGAGGCCCCCCACTAAAGAAGCTGAAACAGGAG GTTGGAGAACAGAGTCACCCTGAAATCCAgcagcctcccccaggccctgagTCCTATGTACCCCCATATCGCCCCAGCCTGGAGGAAGACAGTGCCAGCCTGTCTGGGGAGAGTTTAGATGGGCACTTGCAGG AGTTCGAGGACGGGCTGCTGGACCGCTGCCCTGCCCCAGGACCCCATCCCGCTCTAGTAGAAGGTCGCAGGAGCAGCGTGAAAGTGGAGGCTGAGGCCAGCCGGCAGTGA
- the NAB2 gene encoding NGFI-A-binding protein 2 isoform X1, which translates to MHRAPSPTAEQPPGGGDSARRTPKPRLKPSARTMALPRTLGELQLYRVLQRANLLSYYETFIQQGGDDVQQLCEAGEEEFLEIMALVGMATKPLHVRRLQKALREWATNPGLFSQPVPAVPVSSIPLFKISETAGSRKGSMSNGHGSPGEKAGSARSFSPKSPLELGEKLSPLPGGPGAGDPRIWPGRSTPESDVGAGGEEESGSPPFSPPAGGGASEGTGAGGLAAGGATGGPDRLEPEMVRMVVESVERIFRSFPRGDAGEVTSLLKLNKKLARSVGHIFEMDDNDSQKEEEIRKYSIIYGRFDSKRREGKQLSLHELTINEAAAQFCMRDNTLLLRRVELFSLSRQVARESTYLSSLKGSRLHPEELGGPPLKKLKQEVGEQSHPEIQQPPPGPESYVPPYRPSLEEDSASLSGESLDGHLQAVGSCPRLTPPPADLPLALPAHGLWSRHILQQTLMDEGLRLARLVSHDRVGRLSPCVPAKPPLAEFEDGLLDRCPAPGPHPALVEGRRSSVKVEAEASRQ; encoded by the exons ATGCACAGGGCGCCTTCCCCCACAGCCGAGCAGCCGCCGGGCGGAGGGGACAGCGCCCGCCGGACCCCAAAGCCCCGACTCAA GCCCAGTGCCCGCACCATGGCACTGCCTCGGACACTGGGGGAGCTACAGCTGTACCGGGTCCTGCAACGTGCTAACCTCCTTTCCTACTACGAGACCTTCATCCAGCAGGGAGGGGACGACGTGCAGCAGCTGTGCGAGGCTGGCGAGGAGGAGTTTCTGGAGATCATGGCACTTGTGGGCATGGCCACCAAGCCCCTCCACGTCCGACGCCTGCAGAAGGCTCTGAGAGAGTGGGCCACCAATCCAGGGCTCTTCAGTCAACCAGTACCTGCTGTGCCTGTCTCCAGCATCCCACTTTTCAAGATCTCTGAGACTGCGGGTAGCCGGAAAGGGAGCATGAGCAATGGGCATGGCAGCCCAGGGGAAAAGGCAGGCAGTGCCCGCAGTTTTAGCCCCAAGAGCCCCCTTGAACTTGGAGAGAAGCTATCACCACTGCCTGGGGGACCTGGGGCTGGGGATCCCCGGATCTGGCCAGGACGGAGCACTCCAGAGTCGGACgttggggcaggaggagaagaggagtCTGGCTCaccccccttctccccacctgcGGGGGGAGGAGCCTCTgaggggactggggctggggggttGGCAGCAGGTGGGGCTACAGGTGGTCCGGACCGACTGGAGCCAGAGATGGTACGCATGGTGGTGGAGAGCGTGGAGAGGATCTTCCGGAGCTTCCCTAGGGGGGATGCTGGGGAGGTCACATCCCTGCTGAAGCTGAATAAGAAGCTGGCACGGAGCGTGGGGCACATCTTTGAGATGGATGATAATGACAgccagaaggaagaggagatcCGCAAATACAGCATCATCTATGGCCGCTTTGACTCCAAGCGGCGGGAGGGCAAGCAGCTTAGCCTGCACGAG CTGACCATCAATGAGGCTGCTGCCCAGTTCTGCATGAGGGACAACACACTCTTACTGCGGAGAGTGGAGCTCTTCTCCCTGTCCCGCCAAGTGGCCCGAGAGAGCACCTACTTATCCTCCTTGAAGGGCTCCAG GCTCCACCCTGAAGAATTGGGAGGCCCCCCACTAAAGAAGCTGAAACAGGAG GTTGGAGAACAGAGTCACCCTGAAATCCAgcagcctcccccaggccctgagTCCTATGTACCCCCATATCGCCCCAGCCTGGAGGAAGACAGTGCCAGCCTGTCTGGGGAGAGTTTAGATGGGCACTTGCAGG CTGTGGGGTCGTGCCCAAGGCTGACGCCGCCCCCTGCTGACCTGCCTCTGGCATTGCCAGCCCATGGGCTATGGAGCCGCCACATCCTGCAGCAGACATTGATGGACGAGGGGCTGCGGCTCGCCCGCCTCGTCTCCCACGACCGCGTGGGCCGCCTCAGCCCCTGTGTGCCGGCAAAGCCACCTCTCGCAG AGTTCGAGGACGGGCTGCTGGACCGCTGCCCTGCCCCAGGACCCCATCCCGCTCTAGTAGAAGGTCGCAGGAGCAGCGTGAAAGTGGAGGCTGAGGCCAGCCGGCAGTGA